From Mus musculus strain C57BL/6J chromosome 8, GRCm38.p6 C57BL/6J, a single genomic window includes:
- the Dand5 gene encoding DAN domain family member 5 precursor — protein MFRSQFTTLLGLFSGAWLPTGSGRPGAPATPVQSGTAINQSWTLDPLVPISALGSWEAFLGLQNKQQGTGELQGGGQRVAAGVPLPLAPQEVLQETCKALSFVQVISRPGCTSARVLNHLCFGRCSSFYIPSSDPTPVVFCNSCVPARKRWTSVTLWCGAGQLASPRRVRISTVLVQKCQCRPKL, from the exons ATGTTCCGTAGCCAGTTCACCACGCTGCTGGGTCTGTTCAGTGGGGCCTGGCTACCCACAGGCTCAGGGAGGCCTGGGGCCCCAGCGACCCCTGTTCAGTCCGGGACTGCTATCAATCAGAGCTGGACTCTGGATCCCCTGGTGCCCATCTCTGCCCTGGGTAGCTGGGAGGCCTTCCTGGGCCTGCAGAACAAACAGCAGGGGACAGGTGAGCTGcagggaggagggcagagagtagctgcTGGTGTGCCTTTGCCCTTGGCTCCTCAAGAAGTGCTTCAGGAGACTTGTAAAGCTCTGTCCTTTGTTCAG GTGATCTCCAGGCCTGGTTGCACAAGTGCCCGGGTCCTTAATCATCTCTGTTTTGGCCGCTGTTCCTCCTTCTACATTCCCAGCTCGGATCCCACCCCTGTAGTCTTCTGCAACAGCTGTGTGCCGGCTCGAAAGCGCTGGACATCGGTGACGCTGTGGTGTGGAGCTGGCCAATTAGCCTCCCCTCGGCGGGTGAGGATTTCCACGGTATTGGTCCAGAAGTGTCAGTGCCGCCCGAAGCTGTGA